One stretch of Saccharopolyspora erythraea DNA includes these proteins:
- a CDS encoding alpha/beta hydrolase, with protein sequence MVLVLHGGKIASHEPARGHHLAYLRMVPIARGIHRDNASAGAAVWSLRNRFRGWNEPVLDAVADARWALEELTARHPLAQIVLVGHSMGGRVALRVADAAGVTGVCALAPWIEDGEPAEQLADRSVLIVHGTADRVTSPAASAAFARRARAVTSAVRSEVVAGSGHAMLRRHGRWDRLVQHFVGALVSDREERR encoded by the coding sequence GTGGTCCTCGTGCTGCACGGCGGCAAGATCGCCAGCCACGAGCCGGCGCGCGGCCACCACCTCGCCTACCTGCGCATGGTCCCCATCGCGCGCGGCATCCACCGCGACAACGCGTCGGCGGGCGCCGCGGTGTGGTCGTTGCGCAACCGCTTCCGGGGCTGGAACGAACCGGTCCTGGACGCGGTAGCCGACGCCCGTTGGGCGCTGGAAGAACTCACCGCGCGCCATCCGCTGGCCCAGATCGTGCTGGTCGGGCACTCCATGGGCGGCCGCGTCGCGCTCCGCGTCGCCGACGCGGCTGGCGTGACCGGGGTGTGCGCGCTGGCTCCCTGGATCGAGGACGGCGAACCGGCCGAGCAGCTCGCCGACCGGTCGGTGCTGATCGTGCACGGAACCGCGGACCGGGTGACCTCACCCGCCGCCTCGGCGGCTTTCGCACGCCGGGCGCGCGCGGTGACCTCGGCGGTGCGCAGCGAGGTCGTGGCCGGTTCCGGCCACGCGATGCTGCGCCGGCACGGGCGCTGGGACCGGCTGGTCCAGCACTTCGTCGGTGCGCTGGTCTCGGACCGGGAGGAACGGCGATGA
- the pucL gene encoding factor-independent urate hydroxylase, translating to MGIVMGPNQYGKAEVRIVSVNKDTPRHTIKDLNVGTSLRGDLDAVHLTGDNSNCLPTDTQKNTVYAFAKEAPIGEIEDFALRLGRHFVSTAEGITGARILIDEYAWERIPVGGTGHDHSFARSTDEKRTTAVTVDGDKAHVVSGLKDLVVLKSTGSEFWGYPKDKYTTLAETDDRILATAVTARWRYLGTDLDWGKSFESVRATMLEAFATTHSLALQQSLYEMGKQVLEAHPEVAEVRLSLPNKHHFLVDLEPFGLENNNEVFYAADRPYGLIEGTVLRDDVDPAPQAWYSLAEF from the coding sequence ATGGGCATCGTCATGGGCCCCAACCAGTACGGCAAGGCCGAGGTCCGCATCGTCTCGGTCAACAAGGACACGCCGCGCCACACCATCAAGGACCTCAACGTCGGCACCTCGCTGCGCGGAGACCTCGACGCCGTCCACCTCACCGGCGACAACAGCAACTGCCTGCCGACCGACACCCAGAAGAACACCGTCTACGCCTTCGCCAAGGAGGCGCCGATCGGCGAGATCGAGGACTTCGCGCTGCGGCTGGGCCGCCACTTCGTCAGCACCGCCGAGGGCATCACCGGCGCGCGCATCCTCATCGACGAGTACGCGTGGGAGCGCATCCCGGTCGGCGGCACCGGCCACGACCACTCCTTCGCCCGCTCCACCGACGAGAAGCGGACCACCGCGGTCACCGTCGACGGCGACAAGGCGCACGTGGTGTCGGGCCTGAAGGACCTGGTCGTGCTCAAGTCCACCGGCTCGGAGTTCTGGGGCTACCCGAAGGACAAGTACACGACGCTGGCCGAGACCGACGACCGCATCCTGGCCACCGCGGTCACCGCCCGCTGGCGCTACCTGGGCACCGACCTGGACTGGGGCAAGAGCTTCGAGTCCGTGCGCGCCACGATGCTGGAGGCGTTCGCCACCACGCACAGCCTCGCGCTCCAGCAGAGCCTGTACGAGATGGGCAAGCAGGTGCTCGAAGCGCACCCGGAGGTCGCCGAGGTGCGGCTGTCGCTGCCGAACAAGCACCACTTCCTGGTCGACCTCGAGCCCTTCGGGCTGGAGAACAACAACGAGGTCTTCTACGCCGCCGACCGTCCGTACGGGCTCATCGAGGGCACCGTGCTGCGCGACGACGTGGACCCGGCCCCGCAGGCCTGGTACTCGCTAGCCGAGTTCTGA
- a CDS encoding DUF6463 family protein yields MIKWAGWLITLFGAAHTLGALTVKSAALHAGTWFSGALWRDDLADMSAANSAYWLSLASFGPPLIVVGLTVLWLNHRRITPPPFIAWTLGIWTLSGAVVLLLTPWPILLLANILLLVGIRRAGRHDNPAAHARTTQTAP; encoded by the coding sequence ATGATCAAGTGGGCTGGCTGGCTCATCACGCTGTTCGGCGCCGCGCACACGCTCGGCGCCCTGACGGTGAAGAGCGCCGCACTCCATGCCGGCACGTGGTTCAGCGGGGCGCTGTGGCGGGACGACCTCGCCGACATGAGCGCAGCCAACAGCGCCTACTGGCTGAGCCTGGCCAGCTTCGGACCGCCACTCATCGTGGTCGGCCTGACCGTGCTGTGGCTGAACCACCGACGCATCACCCCACCGCCGTTCATCGCGTGGACGCTGGGGATCTGGACCCTCTCCGGCGCCGTGGTCCTCCTGCTCACGCCCTGGCCGATCCTCCTGCTCGCGAACATCCTGCTGCTGGTCGGCATCAGGCGCGCCGGCCGCCACGACAACCCCGCGGCCCACGCCCGCACGACGCAGACCGCGCCGTGA
- a CDS encoding DUF397 domain-containing protein yields MAELRWRKSTRSSQTSCVEAAVLPEVTLVRDSKAPAAGHFAVSAVRWRSFLSRVKAGRFDR; encoded by the coding sequence ATGGCTGAGCTCAGGTGGCGGAAGAGTACGAGGTCGTCGCAGACAAGTTGCGTCGAGGCGGCGGTTCTGCCCGAGGTCACGCTCGTCCGCGACTCCAAGGCTCCAGCTGCCGGGCACTTCGCCGTGTCGGCGGTGCGCTGGCGGTCCTTCCTCTCCCGAGTGAAGGCGGGCCGCTTCGACCGCTGA
- a CDS encoding NAD(P)/FAD-dependent oxidoreductase, producing the protein MIRPRVAVVGAGVSGLTAAHLLQRRYDVLLFEADDRLGGHAHTHEVPAPDGRVLGIDSGFIVHNDRTYPKLLRLFGELGVSTQDTEMSMSVRCLGCGLEYAGARRLGGLFAQRANLVRPPYLSLLAHVPRFHRLARRALESGAGGDEQTFGEFLAAGRFPAYFVEHFALPLVSAVWSADRDTSRAYPARYLFEFLRHHGMLSIAGSPVWRTVVGGSQEYVRRIAKHLTAVHVGTPVRAVRRLADGVEVRDDADVAHRVERVVVACHADQALALLAEPSPAERTVLGAFRYSRNDAWLHTDPSPLPRSAGARASWNYLKPSCGADSGRVLVSYDMNRLMRLEEPRDHVVSLNAEGLVDPGRVLARMTYHHPVYTPESLAAQRRLPELGDDRIRFAGAYHGWGFHEDGCAAGARAAAAFGAGW; encoded by the coding sequence ATGATCCGGCCGCGGGTCGCGGTCGTCGGCGCCGGTGTCTCCGGCCTGACCGCCGCCCACCTCCTGCAACGCCGCTACGACGTGCTGCTGTTCGAGGCCGACGACCGGCTCGGCGGACACGCGCACACCCACGAGGTGCCCGCCCCCGACGGCCGGGTGCTGGGGATCGACAGCGGTTTCATCGTGCACAACGACCGCACCTACCCGAAGTTGCTGCGGCTGTTCGGCGAACTCGGGGTCAGCACCCAGGACACCGAGATGTCGATGAGCGTGCGCTGCCTCGGCTGCGGGCTGGAGTACGCGGGTGCCAGACGGCTCGGCGGGTTGTTCGCGCAGCGGGCCAACCTGGTGCGCCCGCCCTACCTTTCGCTGCTCGCGCACGTGCCGAGGTTCCACCGGCTGGCGCGCCGCGCGCTGGAGAGCGGTGCCGGCGGCGACGAGCAGACCTTCGGCGAGTTCCTGGCAGCGGGGCGGTTCCCGGCCTACTTCGTCGAGCACTTCGCGCTGCCGCTGGTGTCGGCGGTGTGGTCGGCGGACCGGGACACGAGCCGGGCGTACCCGGCGCGCTACCTGTTCGAGTTCCTGCGCCACCACGGGATGCTGTCGATAGCCGGCTCGCCGGTGTGGCGGACCGTCGTCGGCGGCTCGCAGGAGTACGTCCGCCGGATCGCCAAGCATCTCACCGCGGTCCACGTCGGCACCCCGGTCCGCGCGGTGCGGCGGCTGGCCGACGGGGTGGAGGTCCGCGACGACGCCGACGTGGCGCACCGGGTCGAGCGCGTCGTCGTGGCCTGCCACGCCGACCAGGCACTCGCCCTGCTCGCCGAGCCGAGCCCCGCCGAACGCACGGTCCTCGGCGCTTTCCGCTACTCGCGCAACGACGCGTGGCTGCACACCGACCCGTCCCCGCTGCCGCGCTCTGCCGGAGCACGAGCGTCGTGGAACTACCTGAAACCCTCGTGCGGCGCCGACTCCGGGCGGGTGCTGGTCAGCTACGACATGAACCGGCTGATGCGGCTGGAAGAACCGCGGGACCACGTCGTCAGCCTCAACGCCGAAGGGCTCGTCGACCCCGGGCGGGTCCTGGCGCGGATGACCTACCACCACCCCGTCTACACCCCCGAGTCGCTCGCCGCCCAGCGCAGGCTCCCGGAGCTCGGTGACGACCGGATCCGCTTCGCTGGCGCCTACCACGGGTGGGGCTTCCACGAGGACGGCTGTGCGGCGGGCGCGCGCGCCGCGGCCGCCTTCGGGGCCGGATGGTGA
- a CDS encoding cupin domain-containing protein — MGRDEPETRLEATMSYPEARYFGENGEHSAAFRPASTPPDLVIRAGTGSGKGTEVHYLGTGGTTDGQFGLYRWEMGPKPSGPAPHFHRTISESFYVLSGTVRLFDGERTISATPGDYLHVPPGGVHGFRNESGEPASMLLLFAPGAPRESYFEELAAIAAEGRRLTEEEWTDLYRRHDQYMV; from the coding sequence GTGGGCCGAGATGAACCCGAAACCAGGCTGGAGGCCACGATGTCGTATCCGGAGGCTCGCTACTTCGGCGAGAACGGCGAGCACAGCGCTGCTTTCCGGCCCGCGAGCACCCCGCCGGACCTCGTCATCCGGGCGGGCACCGGGAGCGGCAAGGGCACCGAGGTGCACTACCTCGGCACCGGCGGCACGACCGACGGGCAGTTCGGCCTCTACCGGTGGGAGATGGGACCGAAGCCGTCCGGGCCCGCGCCGCACTTCCACCGGACGATCTCGGAGTCCTTCTATGTCCTCTCCGGCACGGTGCGGCTATTCGACGGCGAACGCACGATCAGCGCGACGCCGGGCGACTACCTGCACGTCCCGCCGGGCGGGGTGCACGGATTCCGCAACGAGTCCGGCGAACCTGCGTCGATGCTGCTGCTGTTCGCTCCCGGCGCACCGCGCGAGTCCTACTTCGAGGAGCTCGCGGCGATCGCGGCGGAGGGCCGCCGGCTCACCGAAGAGGAGTGGACCGACCTCTACCGGCGCCACGACCAGTACATGGTCTGA
- a CDS encoding class I SAM-dependent methyltransferase: MITTTPSAVTPLWDSVAAAPNSPSRARVAEALFRRAASRLPVRVVFADGTRLGAGDSGSPLMRVLDARSFFHRLGAHANVGFGESYMAGEWSSPEPADLLTPFAQRLPALVPRPLQALRRWAQARRPELERNTRAGALRNIRQHYDLSNDFFALFLDETMTYSSALFRPDTTDLADAQRHKIDRALDVAGVRAGTRLLEIGTGWGSLALRAAERGARVTSLTLSAEQRKLARQRIAAAGLADRVEVHLRDYREEDGRYDSVVSVEMVEAVGSEYWPRYFRALDELLLPGGRAALQAITMPHDRMLATRRSHNWIHKYIFPGGELLSVPAIEDGLRRYTSMEIVQRHSFGPSYAETLRRWRTGFLDRWPEAAALGFNDNFRRMWEFYLAYSEAGFRSGYLDVWQFGFRKPHER, translated from the coding sequence ATGATCACCACCACGCCGTCCGCCGTGACCCCGCTGTGGGATTCGGTGGCGGCTGCGCCGAATTCGCCGTCGCGCGCCCGCGTCGCCGAGGCGCTGTTCCGCCGGGCCGCCTCCCGGCTGCCTGTCCGGGTGGTGTTCGCCGACGGCACCCGGCTCGGCGCCGGGGACTCAGGCTCGCCGCTGATGCGGGTGCTCGACGCCCGGTCGTTCTTCCACCGGCTCGGCGCGCACGCCAACGTCGGCTTCGGCGAGTCCTACATGGCCGGGGAGTGGAGCAGTCCCGAACCCGCCGACCTGCTGACCCCGTTCGCGCAGCGGCTGCCCGCGCTCGTGCCGCGCCCGCTACAGGCCCTGCGCCGCTGGGCGCAGGCGCGGCGGCCGGAGCTCGAACGCAACACGCGCGCCGGGGCTCTCCGCAACATCCGGCAGCACTACGACCTGTCCAATGACTTCTTCGCGCTGTTCCTGGACGAGACGATGACCTACTCGTCTGCGCTGTTCCGCCCGGACACCACCGACCTCGCCGACGCGCAGCGGCACAAGATCGACCGGGCGCTGGACGTGGCCGGGGTTCGCGCCGGAACCCGGCTGCTGGAGATCGGCACCGGCTGGGGGTCGCTGGCGCTGCGCGCGGCCGAGCGCGGTGCGCGCGTCACGTCGCTGACGCTGTCGGCCGAGCAGCGCAAGCTCGCCCGGCAGCGGATCGCCGCGGCGGGGCTCGCCGACCGCGTGGAGGTACACCTGCGCGACTACCGCGAGGAGGACGGCCGCTACGACTCGGTGGTCAGCGTGGAGATGGTCGAGGCCGTCGGCTCCGAGTACTGGCCGCGGTACTTCCGCGCCCTCGACGAGCTGCTGCTACCCGGCGGGCGGGCAGCGTTGCAGGCGATCACCATGCCGCACGACCGGATGCTGGCGACCCGCCGCTCGCACAACTGGATCCACAAGTACATCTTCCCCGGCGGCGAGCTGCTGTCGGTCCCGGCGATCGAGGACGGCCTCCGGCGGTACACCTCGATGGAGATCGTGCAGCGGCACTCCTTCGGGCCCAGCTATGCCGAGACTCTGCGCCGCTGGCGCACGGGGTTCCTGGACCGCTGGCCGGAGGCCGCGGCTCTCGGCTTCAACGACAACTTCCGGCGGATGTGGGAGTTCTACCTCGCCTACAGCGAGGCCGGCTTCCGCTCGGGATACCTCGACGTGTGGCAGTTCGGCTTCCGCAAGCCGCACGAGCGGTGA
- a CDS encoding serine/threonine-protein kinase gives MLVESLSYYYSEQDRDWGPPGEPLEPGELLAPGYRVVEHLRRGSRLDVYDLWSEERSCRCVGKTLRPERAEDETAAGWLRNEGLLLTTLTHPHLVRGYETVLTAEPARPAVVTETLPGFTLGFLIEQHGRLRAMDVAVLGIQLCSALGYLHRQGWVHLDVKPSNVVEAGGRAVLLDLSLVCRVGDRSSGGTFDYLSPEQARGDEMTTAADIWGLGITLYEAFSGTTPWAEFSHREKRGDGSRRYPQTESPAAPLRTHRRMPAVLSRTVDACLDQDPGSRPTVQEVADVLQSWSGVDPANAE, from the coding sequence GTGCTCGTCGAGTCGCTGAGTTACTACTACAGCGAACAGGATCGGGACTGGGGGCCGCCCGGCGAACCGCTGGAGCCGGGCGAACTGCTGGCTCCCGGATACCGGGTCGTCGAGCACCTGCGCCGGGGCAGCCGGCTGGACGTCTACGACCTGTGGAGCGAGGAGCGGTCCTGCCGCTGCGTCGGCAAGACCCTTCGCCCCGAACGCGCCGAGGACGAGACCGCGGCCGGGTGGCTGCGCAACGAAGGACTGTTGCTGACCACGCTGACGCATCCGCACCTGGTGCGCGGCTACGAGACCGTGCTGACCGCCGAACCCGCGCGTCCGGCCGTCGTCACCGAGACGCTGCCCGGCTTCACGCTCGGGTTCCTCATCGAGCAGCACGGCAGGCTGCGCGCGATGGACGTCGCGGTGCTGGGCATCCAGCTCTGCTCCGCGCTGGGCTACCTGCACCGGCAGGGCTGGGTGCACCTCGACGTCAAGCCGTCCAACGTGGTCGAGGCGGGCGGCAGGGCGGTGCTGCTGGACCTGAGCCTGGTGTGCCGGGTCGGGGACCGCAGCTCCGGCGGCACGTTCGACTACCTGTCACCGGAGCAGGCGCGCGGTGACGAGATGACGACCGCCGCCGACATCTGGGGACTCGGCATCACGCTTTACGAGGCGTTCTCCGGCACCACGCCGTGGGCGGAGTTCTCGCACCGGGAGAAGCGCGGCGACGGCAGCAGGCGCTACCCGCAGACCGAGTCGCCTGCCGCGCCGCTGCGCACCCACCGGCGGATGCCTGCCGTGCTGTCACGGACGGTCGACGCCTGCCTCGACCAGGACCCGGGTTCCCGCCCGACGGTCCAGGAGGTTGCCGACGTGCTCCAGTCCTGGTCCGGGGTCGATCCGGCCAACGCGGAGTAG
- a CDS encoding DUF1365 domain-containing protein gives MTAPALYDVIVTHTRHVDRATTFRHRLYTWLVDLDALPRQRWWLRPFTGFHARDHLGSPHRSIRENVDAWLALHGVDLRGGKVLMLAHARVLGHVFNPLTVYWCHDSGGELACVLAEVHNTYGERHCYLLRPDSTGGANVEKRFYVSPFLPERGRYAMRFDLTGQRVRVRVQLRDDDDRPLLTAVLAGRRRPANRRERLRLALRRPLVPQRVSVLIRRHGIALWLRRIPVVPRRPHVHQEGIR, from the coding sequence ATGACGGCACCGGCGCTCTACGACGTGATCGTCACCCACACCCGCCACGTCGACCGCGCCACGACGTTCCGCCACCGGCTCTACACGTGGCTGGTCGACCTCGACGCGCTGCCGCGCCAACGCTGGTGGCTGCGGCCCTTCACCGGGTTCCACGCCCGCGACCACCTCGGCTCACCGCACCGCTCGATCCGCGAGAACGTCGACGCCTGGCTCGCGCTGCACGGCGTCGACCTGCGCGGCGGGAAGGTGCTGATGCTGGCCCACGCCCGCGTCCTGGGCCACGTGTTCAACCCCCTCACCGTGTACTGGTGCCACGACAGCGGCGGCGAACTCGCCTGCGTCCTCGCGGAGGTGCACAACACCTACGGCGAACGGCACTGCTACCTGCTGCGTCCCGACTCCACCGGCGGCGCGAACGTGGAAAAGCGGTTCTACGTCTCCCCGTTCCTCCCCGAACGCGGCCGGTACGCGATGCGCTTCGACCTGACCGGTCAACGCGTGCGGGTCCGGGTGCAGCTCCGCGACGACGACGACCGACCGCTGCTGACCGCCGTGCTGGCCGGGCGCAGGCGACCGGCGAACCGCCGGGAGCGGCTGCGTCTGGCGCTCCGGCGTCCGCTGGTGCCCCAGCGGGTGTCGGTGCTGATCCGGCGGCACGGCATCGCCCTGTGGCTGCGGCGGATCCCAGTAGTCCCCCGACGTCCGCACGTGCACCAGGAAGGCATCAGATGA
- a CDS encoding TetR/AcrR family transcriptional regulator — MGALRTPRERWIEEGLRALAAGGVDAVRVEALAKALGVTKGGFYGYFADRAALLEAMLDAWERESVDDVLERIEREGGDVLDKVRLAGQLTFSGDRLLPIDLAVRDWARRDQAVAERLRRVDNRRMQLSRDAFSTFCEDPDEVEARSLLAFCAAIGNHFLAADHPGRTRSQVLARAADLILNQPPGNPPR, encoded by the coding sequence ATGGGCGCGTTGCGCACACCGCGCGAGAGGTGGATCGAGGAGGGGTTGCGGGCGCTGGCCGCCGGCGGCGTGGACGCCGTGCGCGTCGAGGCCCTGGCCAAGGCACTCGGGGTGACCAAGGGCGGGTTCTACGGGTACTTCGCCGACCGCGCGGCGCTGCTGGAGGCGATGCTGGACGCCTGGGAGCGGGAGAGCGTGGACGATGTCCTCGAGCGGATCGAGCGGGAGGGCGGCGACGTGCTTGACAAGGTCCGCTTGGCCGGACAGCTCACCTTCTCCGGCGACCGCCTGCTCCCCATCGACCTGGCCGTGCGCGACTGGGCCCGCCGCGACCAGGCCGTCGCCGAACGCCTACGCCGCGTGGACAACCGGCGCATGCAACTGTCCCGCGACGCGTTCAGCACCTTCTGCGAGGACCCCGACGAAGTCGAGGCCCGCAGCCTGCTCGCCTTCTGCGCGGCCATCGGCAACCACTTCCTCGCCGCGGACCACCCCGGTCGCACCCGCAGCCAAGTCCTCGCCCGCGCGGCCGACCTCATCCTCAACCAACCGCCCGGCAACCCACCCCGGTAA
- a CDS encoding type II toxin-antitoxin system VapC family toxin — translation MAGRRVGGGGTLVLDSEGLSKLAIGDGRARAYLETARTRRARVVISAITLTEVLRGGPRDASVHRVLARISVLPVTPEIARAAGELLGATGLSGHRCAIDSIMAATALGLARPVVLLTSDPDDLNRLVDEPNRPKDERVIVVHV, via the coding sequence ATGGCCGGACGCCGAGTAGGGGGAGGAGGCACGCTGGTCCTCGACAGCGAGGGACTGTCGAAACTCGCGATCGGCGACGGCCGTGCCCGTGCATACCTGGAGACCGCACGCACACGGCGTGCCAGAGTGGTGATCAGCGCCATCACGCTTACCGAGGTCCTCCGCGGCGGTCCTCGCGATGCCTCGGTGCACCGCGTGCTCGCCCGGATTTCCGTGCTTCCCGTGACACCGGAGATCGCTCGCGCGGCCGGCGAGCTCCTGGGCGCGACCGGGCTCTCCGGTCACCGCTGCGCGATCGACTCCATCATGGCCGCCACGGCTCTCGGCCTCGCTCGTCCCGTCGTCCTCCTTACCAGTGATCCAGACGATCTCAACCGGCTCGTCGACGAGCCGAATCGCCCGAAGGACGAGCGCGTGATCGTGGTGCACGTGTGA
- a CDS encoding helix-turn-helix domain-containing protein has product MRQADKLRQVGLGVQLRKLREGKGLSTRSVARSIGISPSSVNRNELGLRAPNREEVSALCALYGVTGQEKQELVGRVGETEETAAWLATGYVPDQLASLMVLEREAVSIVNVQTSVMPGYTQTADYARLVLGNPEGHELERRVATRLGRQAILSRPRAPQVDMLIDEAVLYRTLGNRRVLREQLEHLVTVQRRENVSLRVIPLDVGAIPPNDGSFEIYRLADGTPYVFLEARSLAVFVTDPVEVKPFVEMCASLADHALDEQASSDLIKKVSESLADG; this is encoded by the coding sequence ATGCGGCAGGCTGACAAGCTGCGTCAGGTCGGGCTGGGCGTGCAACTGCGGAAGCTCCGGGAAGGGAAGGGGTTGTCCACCCGTTCGGTCGCCCGATCCATCGGAATCTCGCCGTCCTCGGTGAACCGGAACGAGCTTGGCCTGCGGGCACCGAACCGGGAGGAGGTCAGCGCGCTTTGCGCCCTGTACGGCGTGACGGGCCAGGAGAAGCAGGAACTTGTCGGTCGTGTCGGTGAGACCGAGGAAACGGCCGCATGGTTGGCCACCGGGTACGTACCGGATCAGCTGGCGAGCCTGATGGTTCTTGAGCGCGAGGCCGTCTCGATCGTCAACGTGCAGACGAGCGTGATGCCTGGTTACACGCAGACTGCCGACTACGCGCGCTTGGTCCTCGGGAATCCTGAAGGGCACGAGTTGGAACGGCGGGTGGCTACGAGGCTCGGACGTCAGGCGATCCTGTCCCGACCTCGAGCACCGCAGGTAGACATGCTGATCGACGAGGCTGTGCTCTACCGGACCTTGGGGAATCGGCGCGTGCTGAGGGAACAGCTGGAGCACTTGGTGACCGTCCAGCGCCGTGAGAACGTGAGTTTGCGGGTGATTCCGCTGGACGTGGGCGCGATCCCTCCGAATGATGGCTCGTTTGAGATCTACCGACTCGCCGACGGGACACCGTACGTCTTCCTCGAAGCCCGCAGCCTGGCGGTGTTCGTCACCGATCCTGTGGAAGTGAAGCCTTTTGTGGAAATGTGTGCGTCGTTGGCCGACCACGCGCTGGACGAGCAGGCGTCCAGCGACTTGATCAAAAAGGTTTCGGAGAGTCTTGCCGATGGCTGA
- a CDS encoding nucleobase:cation symporter-2 family protein, whose product MALFKVRRNRGTRIGRTGAHPVDEVLPPGKMLFAGIQHVAAMYAGVVAPPLIVGEALGLPPVQLTLLIGASLLTAGIATVLQSVGVWRIGARLPFVNGVTFGSVAPILAIVAQQQQQNALPVIYGSVLIAGALAFVAAPYFSRLVRFFPPLVNGTVITLIGLSLMPVGIKWIAGQNPEAPDYAAMPKIAIGAATLVLVLLLNRFLRGFLQRIALLIGLLVGTLAAWPMGLVDTTTFEQAPLFNVPTPFQLGTPVFDITATLSICIVMLVAMMESTADMIALGEIVDRPADEKLIAAGLRADGAGSAVSAVFGGFTCSAFAQNIGLVALTGIKSRFVVATGGGVLVLLGLFPVLGAVVSLVPQPVLGGAALVLFGSVTASGIKTLSKAGLGDPFNALVFAGSLAVGMVPVISPEFYEHFPAALRTVLDSGISTGCIAALLLNLLFNSSRRRRELQAEPDGAAPVLSPEPGVQDPEAVPAPRASEKDTEAVKGTGSVKGTGSTR is encoded by the coding sequence ATGGCCCTCTTCAAAGTCCGCCGAAACCGTGGCACCCGCATCGGCAGAACCGGCGCGCATCCCGTAGACGAGGTGTTACCGCCCGGCAAGATGCTCTTCGCCGGCATCCAGCACGTCGCCGCGATGTACGCGGGCGTGGTGGCCCCGCCCCTGATCGTCGGCGAGGCACTCGGGCTGCCGCCGGTGCAGCTCACCCTCCTCATCGGCGCGAGCCTGCTGACCGCGGGCATCGCCACGGTGCTCCAGTCCGTCGGTGTGTGGCGCATCGGCGCCCGGCTCCCCTTCGTCAACGGCGTCACGTTCGGCTCGGTGGCTCCCATCCTGGCGATCGTCGCCCAGCAACAGCAGCAGAACGCGCTGCCGGTCATCTACGGCTCGGTGCTCATCGCCGGCGCGCTGGCGTTCGTGGCCGCCCCCTACTTCTCCCGGCTCGTCCGCTTCTTCCCGCCGCTGGTCAACGGAACCGTGATCACGCTGATCGGGCTGTCGCTGATGCCGGTGGGCATCAAGTGGATCGCCGGGCAGAACCCCGAGGCACCGGACTACGCGGCGATGCCCAAGATCGCCATCGGGGCCGCGACGCTGGTACTGGTGCTGCTGCTCAACCGCTTCCTCCGCGGCTTCCTGCAGCGCATCGCGCTGCTGATCGGGCTGCTCGTCGGCACGCTGGCCGCCTGGCCGATGGGACTGGTCGACACCACGACGTTCGAGCAGGCGCCCCTGTTCAACGTGCCGACGCCGTTCCAGCTCGGGACACCGGTCTTCGACATCACCGCGACGCTGTCCATCTGCATCGTGATGCTGGTGGCAATGATGGAGAGCACCGCGGACATGATCGCCCTCGGTGAGATCGTGGACCGCCCCGCGGACGAGAAGCTCATCGCCGCCGGTCTGCGCGCCGACGGCGCCGGCAGCGCGGTCAGCGCCGTCTTCGGCGGCTTCACCTGCAGCGCGTTCGCGCAGAACATCGGCCTGGTGGCGCTGACCGGGATCAAGAGCCGGTTCGTGGTGGCCACCGGCGGTGGCGTGCTGGTGCTGCTCGGCCTGTTCCCGGTGCTGGGCGCGGTCGTCTCGCTGGTGCCGCAGCCGGTGCTCGGCGGTGCCGCGCTGGTGCTGTTCGGGTCGGTCACCGCCAGCGGCATCAAGACGCTGAGCAAGGCGGGCCTGGGCGACCCGTTCAACGCGCTGGTATTCGCCGGGTCGCTGGCGGTCGGCATGGTGCCGGTGATCTCGCCGGAGTTCTACGAGCACTTCCCCGCGGCGCTGCGCACCGTGCTCGACTCGGGCATCAGCACCGGATGCATCGCCGCGCTGCTGCTGAACCTGCTGTTCAACAGCTCCCGCCGGCGGCGGGAACTGCAGGCCGAACCCGACGGTGCCGCCCCCGTGCTCTCCCCGGAGCCCGGCGTCCAGGACCCCGAAGCCGTCCCGGCGCCCCGCGCCTCGGAGAAGGACACCGAGGCGGTCAAGGGCACGGGCTCGGTCAAGGGAACCGGGTCGACGCGCTGA